In a single window of the Stigmatopora nigra isolate UIUO_SnigA chromosome 7, RoL_Snig_1.1, whole genome shotgun sequence genome:
- the tbc1d31 gene encoding TBC1 domain family member 31, with translation MDVTDIGTRETGELKHRKPASGRGVLLTVVRTAQQVKVRFVHAVFNITGESFLAGDHHGNIYAIDVAKSRFHLVQKTGQPCTALAISLNRPTEFLVGFVDNSVRCYDQDTKQMVGWMRGHEGAVSSISIHSSGRFAVTTSSETAQLWDLDTFQRKRKLNVHKSVSIQKVFFLPHSNTILSCFSDDSIFAWESSTLVCEYQLPVPDSGPRIFYKAFAVTQDGKTLAAGGRSNLLHLWCLESKKLIKVIQMPNPIRTVRQLEFLPTRIDGTSSQSLGVLGQDGIMRFINIHTSKLLFYIGSHINTINTVIVSPTARFVAAILDDGSISVFSIESLTEHLNKPPIPQVAVISDDTENKAPIKLKVKSESIRRPAGAGRQKQVKIRSHTVGSAVEDKANLLSSGLNKTRLVSLLKTYGEYPAKYRTFVWRSLLCVPDNYAAYSSLTDKGVHSAYLSLNEKYPIKSPKLQRGLQRVLCALSHWAAIFGEAEYLPLLAFPFVKLFQNNPMLCFEVVATVLVNWCQHWFEYFPNPPLNVLSMAENVLAHHDQELLQHLVDCGITSQLYVWPLLETLFSEVLTRDEWLRLFDNIFSNHPSFLLMACVAYLTCCREPLLLCSHKHDFEYFFHNRNNLDMEAMLKEAYRLMSRTPASIHPTRMLSDMIPLTKGHYPIFNHYPEFIIEYQNQEMEKIRRQEMEYLQERQAMMAIRTDLVQRQAEDDDFYLQQERLKKAEEERRRMLAKEEEKLTVQRKNLAALKKDLNVKELQMLQENRRRLLKYQQDLQVAQINKLDQEIMRQMELREQESCAAVQDLDIRQMELEVQRRHLEQQLCKEQLRIERQVEDLGKNSPQRENPKTQEEEGVPAKARQLGTERNLKQDPTANCLKSVEGQIRRRKLAEGDRLVQSPRDMAGREWDDVLSQRARLAQRQPSRPAVDTGPVINTSRMEKATARSTTSKKAGSNAVCLNNSSPAESTSTNFSLDRGRTQLDRKERQLMKEIKALREKHLARAKEDSLDSSKTGSH, from the exons ATGGATGTGACAGACATCGGCACCCGAGAAACGGGGGAACTCAAGCATCGAAAACCAGCTTCTGGGAGAGG TGTGTTGTTGACGGTGGTCCGTACAGCTCAGCAGGTTAAGGTACGTTTTGTCCATGCAGTCTTCAACATCACAGGAGAATCCTTCCTGGCTGGTGATCACCATGGCAACATCTATGCCATAGATGTAGCTAAAAGCAG ATTTCATCTAGTGCAGAAAACGGGACAGCCCTGCACTGCTCTGGCCATAAGCTTGAATCGACCCACAGAGTTCCTGGTGGGTTTTGTGGACAATAGCGTCAGGTGTTATGACCaag ACACAAAGCAAATGGTCGGTTGGATGCGTGGTCATGAAGGGGCCGTTTCCTCCATCTCCATCCATAGCTCAGGCCGCTTCGCCGTGACCACATCCTCAGAAACCGCTCAGTTGTGGGACTTGGACACGTTTCAGAGGAAGAGGAAACTCAATGTCCATAAATCAGTGTCCATACAAAAG GTTTTCTTCCTCCCTCACAGCAACACCATTCTCAGCTGTTTCAGTGACGACTCCATCTTTGCTTGGGAGAGCAGTACGCTGGTATGCGAATACCAGCTTCCCGTCCCAGACTCTGGACCTCGCATTTTCTACAAGGCTTTTGCTGTGACGCA AGATGGCAAAACTCTGGCAGCTGGCGGCCGGTCCAACTTGCTGCACCTGTGGTGTTTAGAAAGCAAAAAGCTGATAAAGGTGATCCAGATGCCCAATCCGATTCGGACCGTCAGACAACTGGAATTCCTTCCTACCAGAATAGATGGAACATCCAGTCAG TCTTTGGGTGTGTTGGGTCAAGATGGAATTATGCGCTTCATTAACATTCATACCTCCAAGCTCCTCTTTTACATCGGCTCCCACATCAACACCATCAACACAGTCATTGTTAGCCCTACCGCTCGTTTTGTGGCTGCCATCTTGGACGACGGCAGCATCAGCGTCTTCAGCATTGAGAGTCTTACAGAGCATTTAAATAAA CCTCCCATCCCACAGGTGGCAGTAATCTCGGACGATACAGAGAATAAGGCACCGATAAAACTCAAGGTCAAATCTGAATCGATACGAAGGCCAGCCGGGGCAGGTCGGCAGAAACAGGTGAAGATCCGTTCTCATACTGTTGGGTCTGCAGTGGAGGATAAAGCG aatctACTCTCCAGTGGTCTCAACAAGACCCGACTAGTGAGTCTTCTCAAAACATATGGAGAATATCCGGCTAAATACAG GACGTTTGTGTGGCGGTCCTTGTTGTGTGTACCTGATAACTACGCCGCGTACAGCAGTCTGACAGATAAAGGTGTCCACTCAGCATATCTAAGCCTCAATGAGAAGTATCCCATCAAAAGTCCAAAGCTCCAGAGGGGGCTACAGAG GGTTTTGTGCGCACTCTCTCACTGGGCTGCCATCTTTGGCGAGGCAGAATATCTCCCACTGTTGGCCTTCCCGTTTGTCAAGCTGTTTCAGAACAATCCCATGCTGTGCTTTGAGGTGGTGGCCACAGTCTTAG TGAATTGGTGTCAACACTGGTTCGAGTACTTCCCCAACCCTCCTCTGAACGTCCTGAGCATGGCAGAGAACGTTCTGGCACATCACGACCAGGAGCTGCTACAACACCTGGTTGACTGCGGGATCACTTCACAG CTTTACGTGTGGCCCCTCTTGGAGACTTTATTCTCGGAGGTTTTGACCCGAGACGAGTGGCTCCGACTCTTCGACAACATTTTCTCCAACCACCCGTCTTTCCTACTTATGGCCTGTGTGGCCTACCTGACATGCTGCAGGGAGCCTCTCTTGCTCTGCTCACACAAACATGACTTTGAG TATTTTTTCCACAATCGGAACAATTTGGACATGGAAGCTATGCTTAAAGAAGCCTATCGGCTGATGAGTAGGACACCGGCTTCCATCCATCCCACAAGGATGCTCTCTGACATGATTCCTCTGACCAAAGGCCACTACCCCATTTTTAACCACTACCCAGAATTCATAATAGAATATCAGAACCAGGAGATGGAAAAAATAAGACGGCAAGAGATGGAGTACCTCCAggaaag ACAAGCCATGATGGCGATACGTACGGATTTGGTGCAGCGCCAAGCTGAAGACGATGACTTCTATTTGCAACAG GAGAGGTTAAAGAAAGCTGAAGAGGAGCGCAGAAGAATGCTGgcaaaagaagaagagaaactaacagtgcaaagaaaaaa TTTGGCAGCCTTGAAGAAAGACCTAAACGTGAAGGAGTTACAAATGCTCCAAGAAAATAGAAGACGTCTCCTCAAATACCAACAAGACCTTCAAGtcgcacaaataaataaattggaccAGGAAATCATGAGGCAG ATGGAGCTTCGTGAGCAGGAATCGTGTGCTGCTGTTCAGGATTTGGATATCAGGCAGATGGAGCTAGAAGTGCAGCGAAGGCACCTTGAGCAG CAACTGTGCAAGGAGCAGCTTCGCATAGAACGGCAGGTTGAAGACTTGGGAAAGAACAGCCCCCAAAGAGAGAACCCCAAAACGCAG GAAGAGGAGGGCGTCCCAGCCAAAGCTCGCCAATTGGGCACCGAGCGCAACCTAAAGCAAGACCCCACAGCCAATTGCCTAAAGAGTGTCGAAGGCCAGATAAGAAGACGAAAGCTGGCGGAAGGTGACAGGCTGGTCCAATCACCGAGAGACATGGCTGGAAGGGAG TGGGACGATGTGCTGAGTCAGAGGGCGCGCTTAGCGCAGAGACAGCCGTCCAGGCCAGCGGTAGATACAG ggccAGTCATCAACACGAGTCGGATGGAGAAAGCAACCGCCAGGTCGACCACTTCAAAGAAGGCAGGAAGCAACGCGGTGTGTCTGAACAACAGCTCCCCGGCAGAGAGCACTTCCACCAACT TCTCACTGGACAGAGGCCGCACACAGTTGGACCGTAAAGAGAGACAACTGATGAAGGAAATTAAAGCTCTGAGAGAGAAGCATTTAGCCAGAGCTAAAGAGGACAGCCTTGATTCGTCAAAGACTGGCTCGCACTGA
- the derl1 gene encoding derlin-1, translating to MSDIGDWFKSIPLITRGWFAASIAVPLIGKLGLVDPMSLALRPDLFLYSFHFWRPVTATLYFPVYPNTGFLFLVNLYFLYNYSTRLETGAFDGRPGDYVFMLLFNWICIVITGLIIDMQLLMIPLIMSVLYIWAQFNKDVIVSFWFGTRFKAHYLPWVILIFNFIIGGSFVNELIGNLVGHLYFFLMFKYPMDLGGRSFLSTPHFLYRFFPTRRGGVSGFGVPPTRRAPPREAAGGGGGGRGGRYNWGQGFRLGDE from the exons ATGTCAGACATCGGGGACTGGTTCAAAAGCATCCCCCTCATCACCAGAGGCTGGTTTGCTGCCTCGATTGCTGTTCCCCTTATAGGGAAACTAGGATTGGTTGACCCCATGAGCCTTGCACTCAGGCCAGATTTATTCTTATACAGTTTTCAC TTTTGGAGACCAGTGACGGCAACTCTGTATTTCCCTGTTTACCCCAACACCGGCTTCCTGTTCTTAGTCAACTTATATTTCCTCTACAATTACTCTACTCGGTTAGAGACAG GAGCATTTGATGGCCGGCCGGGTGACTATGTTTTTATGCTCCTCTTCAACTGGATCTGCATTGTT ATAACTGGGCTGATCATAGACATGCAG ctGCTAATGATCCCGTTGATCATGTCTGTACTGTATATTTGGGCTCAGTTCAATAAAGACGTAATTGTGTCTTTCTGGTTTGGAACTAGGTTTAAG GCACATTATCTACCTTGGGTCATCTTGATCTTTAACTTTATCATCGGAGGCTC ATTTGTGAATGAACTTATTGGCAATCTTGTGGGCCATCTGTACTTCTTTCTTATGTTCAAATACCCAATGGACTTGGGAGGACGCTCCTTTCTCTCTACGCCACACTTCTT GTatcgtttttttcccaccagGAGAGGAGGGGTGTCAGGTTTCGGAGTCCCTCCCACTAGGAGAGCGCCACCTCGGGAGgcggcaggaggaggaggaggtggccgTGGTGGACGTTACAACTGGGGCCAAGGCTTCCGTTTGGGGGATGAATAA